One window from the genome of Spiractinospora alimapuensis encodes:
- a CDS encoding ABC transporter substrate-binding protein: MRTNPAPRLGAVAAGAASLALISACGGEDPFEEDGEPAGDGDQVVVGSSDFPESTLLGNIYAQALEAAGVEVDTRFDIGSREVYFDQITSGELSVFPEYNGGILFHLDSEAEAGDTEETNAEVEELLPDELEILDSSPAENKDSLTVRADTADEEGLTAIPDLEPLAEDYTLGGPAEFESRPQGVPGLEATYGLTFGEFSALETAIIPQALTENDVQVANLFTTDPAITINDFVVLDDPENLFGSQNVTPLVNADSVDDTVRETLNEVSAQLTTEDLTALNERVSIDHDDPDAVAADWLESVGLD; the protein is encoded by the coding sequence GTGCGTACGAACCCCGCACCAAGGCTGGGCGCGGTCGCCGCGGGAGCGGCGTCCCTGGCCCTCATATCCGCATGTGGTGGTGAGGATCCGTTCGAGGAGGACGGGGAGCCCGCCGGCGACGGAGACCAGGTGGTGGTCGGATCCTCCGACTTCCCGGAGAGCACCCTGCTGGGCAACATCTACGCCCAGGCGCTGGAGGCCGCCGGGGTCGAGGTGGACACCCGGTTCGACATCGGCAGCCGAGAGGTCTACTTCGACCAGATCACGTCGGGGGAGCTCTCGGTGTTCCCTGAGTACAACGGCGGCATCCTCTTCCACCTCGACTCCGAGGCCGAGGCCGGCGACACCGAGGAGACCAACGCCGAGGTCGAGGAACTCCTGCCCGACGAGCTGGAGATCCTCGACTCCTCACCGGCGGAGAACAAGGACTCTCTGACCGTGCGCGCCGACACCGCCGACGAGGAGGGGTTGACGGCGATCCCGGATTTGGAGCCCCTCGCCGAGGACTACACGCTGGGCGGCCCGGCCGAGTTCGAGTCGCGGCCCCAGGGGGTGCCCGGGCTGGAGGCGACCTACGGGCTCACCTTCGGTGAGTTCTCGGCGTTGGAGACGGCGATCATCCCGCAGGCGCTCACGGAGAATGACGTGCAGGTCGCGAACCTCTTCACCACCGATCCCGCCATCACCATCAACGACTTCGTGGTGCTGGACGACCCGGAGAACCTGTTCGGGTCGCAGAACGTGACACCGCTCGTGAACGCGGACAGTGTCGACGACACCGTGCGGGAGACCCTGAACGAGGTCTCGGCGCAGCTGACCACGGAGGATCTGACGGCGCTCAACGAGCGGGTCAGCATCGACCACGACGACCCCGACGCGGTGGCCGCCGACTGGCTGGAGTCCGTCGGTCTCGACTGA
- a CDS encoding TetR family transcriptional regulator, producing MRLALESRRQRPVSTAPVRSTLGLRAHNQNQRRKRIVQTAAALALRGGVEAMQMRSVAERAGVALGTLYRYFPSKMDLVAAVVTEELDVLESSIVRRPPTSDTPAGRATDLLMRASRGLVREPELADALVRSLVFSEVTADLGMRLTSMLWRVAYPDAPQRPEPTEATSAEYVALDALVSVWIFEVLEVLKGRRDLTESQDRLEVAAARLLRPTP from the coding sequence ATGAGGCTGGCACTGGAGTCGAGGAGGCAGCGACCGGTGAGTACCGCGCCAGTGCGTTCGACACTCGGGCTTCGGGCCCACAACCAGAACCAACGTCGTAAGCGCATTGTGCAGACGGCGGCGGCGTTGGCCCTGCGTGGCGGCGTGGAAGCGATGCAGATGCGCTCCGTGGCGGAGCGGGCCGGGGTCGCCCTAGGCACCCTCTACCGCTACTTTCCGTCCAAGATGGATCTCGTCGCCGCGGTCGTCACCGAAGAGCTGGACGTCCTGGAGAGCAGCATCGTCCGCCGCCCGCCGACCTCCGACACCCCGGCGGGTCGTGCCACCGACCTGTTGATGCGCGCCTCCCGGGGCCTCGTCCGAGAACCCGAGCTCGCCGACGCCCTCGTACGTTCCCTGGTCTTCTCCGAGGTGACCGCGGATCTGGGGATGCGTCTGACCAGCATGCTGTGGCGGGTCGCCTACCCCGACGCCCCGCAGCGTCCAGAACCCACCGAAGCGACATCGGCCGAGTACGTCGCCCTCGACGCCCTCGTCAGCGTCTGGATCTTCGAAGTCCTCGAGGTCCTCAAGGGCCGCCGCGACCTCACCGAGTCCCAGGACCGCCTGGAAGTCGCCGCCGCCCGCCTCCTCCGCCCCACCCCGTAA
- a CDS encoding AMP-binding protein, with protein sequence MHSPAEPTVSSLLLDRTRDTGPAMYYGDASWTWRRFVQRCMEHGGWLQSVGRGVRSRSNNGQLHVGVLAENTPETLFLIGGAALSGHVIVALDASRTFDEIAEEISTAHCDVLVTDGTNPQRAADLATHTRVALVDMSNAGRQRETRDALSGFQPVPAHPSTPLMIVFTRASTTSHALTVTHRRITWAGASAAAMLGLGSGDVICSPVPLFRAEALDLVLAPALTLGLPIDLPIHGHSGVFRDVQRRRCTYLHVDEDVLTVCLRAPLGVGDGDNPIRLVTTAGAPAELRRRFSERFRCHVLDTYGLPESGIRLAPDPQAPYPVVGRLLQGISVLHPRTGQPCPPGRWDAAGRLLNPDEAIGELVNTAGTGLFDGYYDDAGATAERIQDGMYFSGDLVFVDAEHRVYLVGAADDWRRIVDESLARIR encoded by the coding sequence GTGCACTCCCCCGCCGAACCAACCGTCTCCTCGCTCCTGCTCGACCGCACCCGTGACACCGGCCCAGCCATGTACTACGGGGACGCCTCATGGACCTGGCGCCGGTTCGTGCAGCGGTGCATGGAGCACGGTGGCTGGCTGCAGTCGGTCGGTCGTGGGGTGCGTTCCCGGTCCAACAACGGCCAGTTGCACGTCGGTGTGCTCGCCGAGAACACCCCCGAGACGCTCTTCCTGATCGGCGGCGCCGCCCTGTCCGGGCACGTCATCGTCGCTCTCGACGCGAGCCGCACCTTCGACGAGATCGCCGAGGAGATCAGTACCGCCCACTGCGACGTACTGGTCACCGACGGCACGAACCCCCAGCGCGCGGCCGACCTCGCGACACACACCCGGGTCGCTCTCGTGGACATGAGCAACGCGGGCCGGCAGCGCGAGACGCGCGACGCCCTCTCGGGGTTCCAACCCGTCCCCGCGCACCCGTCCACCCCCCTCATGATCGTCTTCACCCGTGCCAGTACCACGTCACACGCGCTCACGGTGACCCACCGGCGGATCACCTGGGCGGGCGCCTCGGCGGCGGCGATGCTCGGCCTGGGCTCGGGCGACGTCATCTGTTCGCCTGTTCCCCTGTTTCGGGCCGAGGCCCTCGACCTCGTGCTGGCGCCGGCACTCACACTGGGCCTGCCCATCGACCTCCCGATCCACGGTCACAGCGGGGTCTTCCGCGACGTCCAGCGCCGCCGGTGCACCTACCTGCACGTCGACGAGGACGTGCTCACGGTCTGCCTCCGGGCCCCGCTGGGCGTGGGTGACGGCGACAACCCGATCCGACTGGTCACCACCGCGGGCGCCCCCGCCGAGTTACGTCGGCGCTTCTCCGAGCGCTTCCGCTGCCACGTCCTGGACACCTACGGTCTCCCCGAGTCGGGGATCCGGCTCGCGCCCGACCCCCAGGCGCCCTATCCCGTCGTCGGTCGGCTGCTCCAGGGGATCTCGGTGCTGCACCCCCGCACGGGTCAGCCCTGCCCGCCCGGGCGGTGGGACGCCGCGGGGCGGCTGCTCAACCCGGACGAAGCCATCGGTGAGCTGGTGAACACCGCGGGGACCGGCCTGTTCGACGGGTACTACGACGACGCCGGCGCGACGGCGGAACGCATCCAGGACGGGATGTACTTCAGCGGCGATCTGGTGTTCGTCGACGCGGAACACCGCGTCTACCTCGTGGGCGCCGCCGACGACTGGCGGCGCATCGTGGACGAGTCGCTCGCGCGCATCCGGTGA
- a CDS encoding ABC transporter permease — protein sequence MGDGPLIRWDWIARNWDTKVLASLIEHLQLSLIPLAIGLVVALLLGIASARWPRLYPPVLTSVNVVYAVPSLALFFLLLPYTGFSLWTAIIPLALYSLAILVPNVVDGLNQVPDHVRRAATAMGYGPLRRLLTVELPVAVPVLIAGLRVAAVATISMVSVAALVGLGGLGQLILTDGFRRQFPTPIIVGITLTVVLAFVVDALLVLLQRWLTPWARDTPTPGVRTREEDAA from the coding sequence ATGGGTGACGGGCCACTGATCCGCTGGGACTGGATCGCGCGCAACTGGGACACCAAAGTCCTGGCGAGCCTCATCGAACACCTGCAACTGTCGCTGATTCCGTTGGCGATCGGCCTGGTCGTGGCGCTGCTGCTGGGCATCGCCTCCGCCCGCTGGCCACGCCTCTATCCGCCGGTGTTGACCTCGGTCAACGTCGTGTACGCGGTGCCGTCACTGGCCCTGTTCTTCCTGCTGCTTCCCTACACGGGCTTCAGCCTGTGGACCGCGATCATCCCCCTGGCCTTGTACTCCCTGGCGATCCTCGTCCCCAACGTCGTGGACGGACTCAACCAGGTTCCCGACCACGTCCGCCGCGCCGCGACGGCGATGGGCTATGGTCCGCTGCGCCGGTTGCTGACGGTGGAGCTCCCCGTCGCCGTCCCCGTCCTCATCGCCGGCCTGCGCGTCGCGGCGGTCGCGACGATCAGCATGGTGAGCGTCGCGGCGTTGGTCGGCCTCGGCGGCCTCGGCCAGCTCATCCTCACCGACGGGTTCCGGCGCCAGTTCCCGACCCCGATCATCGTGGGGATCACGCTGACCGTCGTGCTGGCGTTCGTGGTCGACGCGTTGCTGGTGCTGCTGCAGCGCTGGCTCACCCCCTGGGCGCGGGACACCCCCACCCCCGGTGTCCGGACGCGTGAGGAGGACGCGGCGTGA
- a CDS encoding ABC transporter permease — MNFVQISIDWFSQPEHWTGPSGVPVRLAEHAGYSGLALFLAALIAVPVGLVTGHTGRGGFTAASAANFARALPTMGVLFLVVLLAGIGLVPVMVALVALAVPPILVNTYEGVRGVEPRLRDAAVGMGMRGWEVLFRLELPVALPLVLLGVRTAAIQVVSTATIAAYVGIGGLGRFIVDGQARREFDMVIAGSILVVALAMVVIAASAIARRTLVAPGLRVRQPSGT; from the coding sequence GTGAACTTCGTCCAGATCTCGATCGACTGGTTCAGTCAGCCCGAACACTGGACCGGCCCCTCCGGCGTCCCCGTCCGCCTGGCGGAGCACGCCGGGTACTCAGGCCTCGCCCTGTTCCTCGCCGCGCTGATCGCCGTTCCGGTCGGGCTGGTCACCGGGCACACCGGGCGAGGTGGTTTCACCGCGGCCAGCGCCGCCAACTTCGCTCGGGCCCTGCCCACGATGGGTGTCCTCTTCCTCGTGGTCCTGCTCGCGGGAATCGGTCTGGTGCCCGTCATGGTGGCGCTGGTCGCGCTCGCGGTGCCCCCGATCCTCGTCAACACCTACGAGGGGGTGCGCGGCGTCGAACCCCGGCTGAGGGACGCGGCGGTCGGGATGGGGATGCGGGGCTGGGAGGTCCTGTTTCGTCTGGAGCTCCCGGTCGCGCTGCCGCTCGTCCTGCTCGGGGTGCGTACCGCGGCCATTCAGGTGGTCTCCACCGCGACCATCGCCGCCTACGTCGGGATCGGCGGCCTCGGCCGGTTCATCGTGGACGGCCAGGCACGCCGCGAGTTCGACATGGTGATCGCCGGATCCATTCTCGTGGTCGCGCTCGCCATGGTCGTGATCGCGGCGTCGGCGATCGCCCGGCGCACCCTCGTCGCGCCCGGCCTCCGAGTCCGACAGCCCTCCGGAACCTGA
- a CDS encoding NUDIX hydrolase has protein sequence MGGTAPLDTSEHGAVNAAPEACAHEVLAVVLQVRAGELAVLLWRRGRAPFDGYWALPGGRLGPNEGLGESVRRQLAQKVDVRDLSHLEQLETRGDPGRSPDARVLATGYLGLVPADVDPVIPEDTRWHPAAELPPMAYDHDALVASGCRRLRSKLSYTNLGFALAPSEFTMTELSHYYRLALGHDVGVTNLRRVLLRRGQIEELGRTVPSGRSGGRPAALFRFRARELEITDPFAVLRPPRG, from the coding sequence ATGGGAGGCACGGCACCGTTGGACACGTCGGAGCACGGGGCAGTGAACGCGGCACCAGAGGCCTGCGCACACGAGGTGCTCGCGGTGGTGTTACAGGTCCGCGCCGGTGAACTGGCCGTTCTGCTGTGGCGTCGCGGTCGGGCGCCGTTCGACGGATATTGGGCGTTGCCCGGCGGCCGTCTGGGTCCGAACGAGGGACTCGGGGAGTCGGTGCGGCGGCAGTTGGCGCAGAAGGTCGACGTACGCGACCTGTCGCACCTGGAGCAGTTGGAGACGCGTGGCGACCCCGGCCGCAGTCCCGACGCGCGGGTCCTGGCCACCGGGTATCTCGGCCTCGTCCCCGCCGACGTCGACCCGGTGATCCCCGAGGACACGCGCTGGCATCCCGCCGCGGAGCTGCCGCCGATGGCGTATGACCACGACGCGCTGGTCGCCTCCGGGTGCCGGCGGCTCCGGTCCAAACTCTCCTACACCAACCTCGGCTTCGCGCTCGCGCCGTCGGAGTTCACCATGACTGAGCTGTCGCACTACTACCGGCTCGCGCTCGGGCACGACGTGGGTGTGACCAACCTCCGCCGGGTGTTGCTGCGCCGTGGTCAGATCGAGGAGCTTGGCCGTACGGTGCCCTCCGGGCGCTCCGGTGGTCGTCCCGCGGCGCTCTTCCGGTTCCGTGCCCGCGAACTGGAGATCACCGACCCGTTCGCCGTCCTGCGGCCGCCCCGGGGTTAG
- a CDS encoding HAD family hydrolase, producing the protein MAIRSVVFDVGETLIDESRIFQRWAERLGVPRLSFLGTLGAVLHNGGSPTDAIRLVRPDVERLDVEIAAWRRDEPDSLTTGFDSDDLYPDVRPTLDALRAQGLSLIIAGNQPSEAGPALAAMRLPVDSIHVSEDWGVEKPDPRFFERVRDVAGVTSEEILYVGDRLDNDVIPGKAAGMRTVLLRRGPFGYLHSEQPEAKLADVILDGLDGLPAFIAHGN; encoded by the coding sequence GTGGCCATTCGCAGCGTGGTGTTCGACGTCGGTGAGACGCTCATCGACGAGAGCCGAATCTTCCAGCGGTGGGCGGAGCGGTTGGGCGTCCCACGGTTGTCGTTCCTCGGCACGCTCGGCGCTGTGCTGCACAACGGTGGCTCGCCCACGGACGCGATCCGGCTGGTGCGTCCCGACGTCGAACGCCTGGACGTCGAGATCGCCGCGTGGCGCAGGGACGAACCCGATTCCCTGACGACGGGCTTCGATTCCGACGACCTCTATCCCGACGTCCGGCCCACCCTGGACGCGCTGCGCGCCCAGGGGCTGTCCCTGATCATCGCGGGCAACCAGCCGAGCGAGGCCGGTCCCGCCCTCGCCGCGATGCGCCTGCCCGTCGACTCGATCCACGTGTCCGAGGACTGGGGTGTCGAGAAACCGGATCCTCGGTTCTTCGAGCGCGTCCGGGACGTGGCGGGTGTCACGTCCGAAGAGATCCTCTATGTGGGGGATCGACTCGACAACGACGTGATTCCGGGTAAGGCTGCGGGTATGCGAACGGTGCTGCTACGGCGTGGCCCGTTCGGCTACCTCCACAGCGAACAGCCGGAGGCGAAGCTCGCCGATGTCATTCTTGACGGTCTCGACGGGCTTCCGGCCTTCATCGCGCACGGGAACTGA
- a CDS encoding serine/threonine protein kinase: MANDAHAPTGPGGVPAELAPLAAGDPATIGPYAIVGRLGSGGMGSAYGGVDAAGRCVIVTTIDPDPSTGVAARELLGREVARLRGIDGVCVPRVRAAEPDGLTPWMATDFVAGNTLGHVVRTTGPLSDSTLMCLAAGTAEALTAIHAAGVVHRAVSPETVILAPDGPRVVGIGAASTQTDDGTPGWSAPEAGGDSAAAAAGDVFSWGAVMAFAATGREPFGAGGTVELRRRIVEEEPDLAGLPAALRDLVTSALAKDPRSRPAPEELLRVTLARMTGDSEQGAQSRTALKGALRGQLALTWTVFDAAGHDPAAWARAAAQGSATAASEAVAGDTSGGRTRRRRPLRALLITVIVLVVLAVLGVGGYLAYDRLTEEESAAPGQPDAPEDEGPEPREIVFEASETLLNADTFEAETQERPIDDDSDLETRVITQQFTASPEPTFVAGIVADDEEPSYVSTADGELLEYDPGEEEWVRDPEDVGLSRDFPGPAPYTAEELIAPLQRMAEADDLRVHIEEQEGGVDTVVYTGSFDVQVPNGERDADGAPVRATETTDFQVRIDENGHPIRSFYTRGPVEVRTEYVAIDDDLELGYPWDELPDDLEDIPNAEDVADEDDEEDEEDEEDDSTDSDAEDSSDDEE; encoded by the coding sequence GTGGCGAACGACGCGCATGCTCCCACCGGACCCGGCGGGGTTCCGGCAGAGCTGGCCCCGTTGGCCGCGGGTGACCCCGCGACCATCGGGCCGTACGCCATCGTGGGACGGCTCGGCTCCGGAGGGATGGGGTCGGCCTACGGCGGCGTCGACGCCGCTGGTCGCTGCGTCATCGTGACGACCATCGACCCCGACCCCAGCACCGGGGTCGCCGCACGGGAGCTCCTCGGGCGGGAGGTCGCGCGGCTGCGCGGCATCGACGGCGTGTGCGTTCCCCGCGTCCGGGCGGCGGAGCCCGACGGCCTCACCCCGTGGATGGCGACCGACTTCGTCGCCGGGAACACGCTCGGCCACGTCGTCCGCACCACCGGTCCGCTGTCGGACTCCACCCTCATGTGCCTGGCCGCCGGCACGGCGGAGGCACTGACCGCGATCCACGCGGCGGGAGTCGTCCACCGGGCCGTGTCGCCGGAGACCGTGATCCTCGCACCGGACGGACCGCGCGTGGTGGGCATCGGCGCCGCCTCCACACAGACCGACGACGGGACTCCGGGGTGGTCCGCTCCGGAGGCCGGCGGAGACAGCGCGGCCGCCGCCGCGGGAGACGTCTTCTCGTGGGGCGCGGTCATGGCGTTCGCCGCGACCGGGCGGGAACCGTTCGGCGCGGGCGGCACCGTGGAGCTGCGCCGCCGGATCGTCGAGGAGGAGCCGGACCTCGCTGGCCTCCCCGCAGCCCTACGCGACCTCGTCACGAGCGCGCTCGCCAAGGACCCGCGCTCGCGCCCCGCGCCGGAGGAGCTGCTTCGCGTCACACTCGCGCGGATGACCGGTGACTCGGAGCAGGGAGCGCAGTCGCGCACCGCCCTGAAGGGGGCGCTGCGTGGGCAGCTCGCCCTCACGTGGACGGTGTTCGACGCGGCGGGTCACGACCCGGCCGCGTGGGCCCGCGCGGCGGCCCAGGGCTCGGCGACGGCCGCTTCCGAGGCCGTTGCCGGTGACACGAGCGGTGGACGGACCCGCCGCCGTCGCCCGTTGCGCGCGTTACTGATCACCGTGATCGTGCTGGTCGTACTGGCCGTCCTCGGTGTCGGCGGCTATCTGGCCTACGACCGCCTCACCGAGGAGGAATCGGCCGCCCCGGGACAGCCGGACGCCCCGGAGGACGAGGGTCCCGAGCCGCGGGAGATCGTGTTCGAGGCGTCCGAGACGCTGCTCAACGCTGACACCTTCGAGGCGGAGACGCAGGAACGCCCCATCGACGACGACTCCGATCTCGAGACACGGGTGATCACACAGCAGTTCACGGCGTCTCCCGAGCCGACGTTCGTGGCGGGAATCGTCGCCGACGACGAGGAACCGAGCTACGTCTCCACGGCGGACGGTGAACTGTTGGAGTACGACCCGGGCGAGGAGGAGTGGGTTCGCGATCCCGAGGACGTCGGGCTCTCCCGTGACTTCCCCGGCCCCGCTCCCTACACCGCGGAGGAGCTGATCGCCCCGCTACAGCGGATGGCCGAGGCGGACGATCTCCGGGTCCACATCGAGGAGCAGGAGGGCGGCGTCGACACCGTCGTCTACACCGGCAGTTTCGACGTGCAGGTCCCCAACGGCGAGCGGGACGCCGACGGTGCCCCCGTCCGCGCCACCGAGACCACCGACTTCCAGGTGCGGATCGACGAGAACGGCCACCCGATCCGCAGCTTCTACACCCGCGGCCCGGTCGAGGTGCGCACCGAGTACGTCGCCATCGACGACGACCTCGAGCTCGGCTACCCGTGGGACGAACTCCCCGACGACCTCGAGGACATCCCGAACGCGGAGGACGTCGCCGACGAGGACGACGAGGAGGACGAGGAGGACGAGGAGGACGACTCCACGGACTCCGACGCGGAGGACTCGTCGGACGACGAGGAGTGA
- a CDS encoding PQQ-binding-like beta-propeller repeat protein, translated as MNGGEIVWCLETEGAGWRPTVASGVVHVGSADRHLHAVDVDT; from the coding sequence GTGAACGGCGGCGAGATCGTCTGGTGTCTGGAAACCGAGGGCGCCGGGTGGCGGCCGACCGTCGCGTCGGGTGTGGTGCACGTGGGCAGCGCCGATCGGCACCTGCACGCCGTGGATGTCGACACCTGA
- a CDS encoding HAD-IIA family hydrolase — protein sequence MGGLVVDLDGTVYLGESLIPGVDEALGRLRAAGFGVVFATNKSVARPKDYVDKLTHLGVRATEDDLVTVNAVLADHLAERLSPTDRVLAVGEAPLFEALAAAGLHTTTDWSEAAAVAMGWDRSFDYATLDAVFQAARRGAYVAATNPDVTCPVEHGEVPDCGMQIAALEAGLGRPIDIVVGKPAATMARAATSRLGLPPEHCWMIGDRVSTDMRMAHEAGMRSALVLTGVTTRDQAVESRWEPDLVCESLVEFADRFA from the coding sequence ATGGGTGGCCTTGTAGTTGACCTGGATGGCACTGTCTACCTCGGGGAGTCGCTGATACCAGGAGTCGACGAGGCCCTGGGTCGGTTGCGTGCGGCGGGGTTCGGGGTCGTGTTCGCGACGAACAAGTCCGTCGCCCGGCCCAAGGACTACGTCGACAAGCTGACTCACCTGGGCGTGCGGGCCACCGAGGACGACCTGGTCACCGTGAACGCCGTCCTGGCCGACCACCTGGCGGAGCGTCTGTCCCCCACGGACCGCGTCCTGGCGGTTGGGGAGGCACCCCTGTTCGAGGCACTCGCCGCGGCGGGACTCCACACCACGACCGACTGGTCCGAGGCGGCCGCCGTCGCCATGGGGTGGGACCGGTCCTTCGACTACGCCACCCTGGACGCGGTGTTCCAGGCGGCGCGGCGCGGCGCCTACGTGGCCGCCACCAACCCTGACGTGACCTGCCCCGTGGAGCACGGCGAGGTCCCTGACTGCGGGATGCAGATCGCGGCGCTGGAGGCGGGGCTCGGCCGGCCGATCGACATCGTCGTCGGCAAGCCCGCGGCGACCATGGCACGGGCCGCCACCAGCCGGTTGGGACTGCCTCCCGAGCACTGCTGGATGATCGGGGACCGCGTCAGCACTGACATGCGGATGGCGCACGAGGCGGGGATGCGCTCCGCCCTCGTCCTCACCGGGGTCACCACCCGGGACCAGGCCGTGGAGAGCCGGTGGGAGCCGGACCTGGTGTGTGAGTCGCTGGTGGAGTTCGCCGACCGGTTCGCGTGA
- a CDS encoding ABC transporter ATP-binding protein, giving the protein MISFADVTKRYPGGAIAVSDLDLEIPSGRTTVLVGPSGCGKTTTLRMINRMVEPTSGSITIDGVDVRSQDPPVLRRSIGYVIQQAGLFPHRTILDNVATVPLLLGTPRRQARSRAQELMELVGLSPDLARRYPHQLSGGQQQRVGVARALAADPPVLLMDEPFSAVDPVVRASLQEELLRLQNELHKTIVFVTHDIDEAVRIGDQIAVFRPGGVLAQVDSPVHLLASPRDEFVERFVGYDRGVRRLSFFAARDLDLDSRAVVTADSDVAAARRLSDAGEPWLLVVDDERRPLGWVSAETLAVESGIRPVGELPLESYGHIFHVETDSLRAALDSAVLSPAGRAVGVDAQERVVGIVAQADLGSAIWSVGNSADKTLVAPDTESHQEGGGTTHG; this is encoded by the coding sequence ATGATCAGCTTCGCCGACGTGACGAAGCGGTATCCCGGAGGCGCGATCGCGGTCTCCGACCTTGACTTGGAAATCCCGAGCGGCCGCACGACCGTCTTGGTCGGACCCTCCGGCTGCGGGAAGACCACCACCCTACGAATGATCAACCGTATGGTGGAGCCGACCTCGGGTTCCATCACCATCGACGGGGTCGACGTCAGGTCCCAGGACCCTCCGGTGCTGCGCCGCTCCATCGGATACGTGATCCAACAGGCTGGCCTCTTCCCTCACCGAACGATCCTCGACAACGTCGCCACGGTCCCCCTGCTGCTGGGAACCCCGCGCCGACAGGCTCGGAGCCGCGCCCAGGAGTTGATGGAACTCGTCGGACTGAGCCCCGACCTCGCCCGGCGGTACCCGCACCAGCTCTCCGGCGGACAGCAGCAACGAGTGGGTGTCGCCCGCGCGCTCGCCGCCGACCCGCCCGTGCTGCTGATGGACGAGCCGTTCAGCGCGGTCGACCCCGTCGTGCGGGCGAGTCTGCAGGAGGAGCTGCTGCGCCTGCAGAACGAGCTGCACAAGACCATCGTGTTCGTGACCCATGACATCGACGAAGCCGTGCGCATCGGGGACCAGATCGCCGTCTTTCGTCCCGGTGGGGTGCTCGCGCAGGTCGACTCACCCGTGCACCTGCTCGCCAGCCCGCGGGACGAGTTCGTGGAGCGGTTCGTCGGCTACGACCGTGGCGTCCGTCGCCTGTCCTTCTTCGCGGCGCGGGACCTGGACCTGGACAGCCGCGCGGTCGTCACCGCCGACTCCGACGTCGCGGCGGCGCGACGGTTGAGTGACGCCGGCGAGCCGTGGCTGCTCGTCGTGGACGACGAGCGTCGGCCATTGGGATGGGTGAGCGCCGAGACCCTCGCCGTCGAGAGTGGCATCCGCCCCGTCGGCGAGCTCCCGTTGGAGAGCTACGGTCACATCTTCCACGTGGAGACCGACTCCCTGCGGGCGGCGCTCGATTCCGCGGTGCTGTCCCCGGCGGGGCGCGCGGTCGGCGTGGACGCGCAGGAGCGAGTTGTCGGGATCGTCGCCCAGGCCGACCTCGGATCGGCCATCTGGTCGGTCGGGAACTCCGCCGACAAGACCCTCGTGGCGCCCGATACCGAGTCACACCAGGAGGGCGGCGGCACTACCCATGGGTGA